In one window of Rhinoderma darwinii isolate aRhiDar2 chromosome 7, aRhiDar2.hap1, whole genome shotgun sequence DNA:
- the BARX1 gene encoding homeobox protein BarH-like 1, translated as MQHPLDIGAHYFPHETFADHRSHRYRSFMIEEILTDHQDPKIVPPTGELLKFGVQALLSTRPYHNHLALLKAEQASMFKFPLSPLNCPGLSSPISSALLAASSGFQGVSGSPHHLPLELQLRGKLEAGISDQGSKAKKGRRSRTVFTELQLMGLEKRFEKQKYLSTPDRIDLAESLGLSQLQVKTWYQNRRMKWKKIVLQGGGLESPTKPKGRPKKNSIPSSEQLSEQERAKEVEKQMEELHSPCEVNQEE; from the exons ATGCAGCACCCCCTGGATATTGGGGCTCACTATTTCCCACATGAAACATTTGCTGATCACAGGTCTCACAGATACAGGAGTTTCATGATAGAAGAGATTTTAACTGATCATCAGGACCCAAAAATTGTTCCTCCTACAGGGGAACTGCTCAAATTTGGGGTACAGGCACTGCTGTCTACCAGACCCTATCACAACCACCTGG CTCTACTGAAGGCAGAACAGGCCTCAATGTTCAAGTTTCCCCTGAGCCCCCTGAACTGCCCAGGACTTAGCTCCCCTATCAGCTCTGCACTCCTGGCTGCCAGCTCAGGTTTTCAAGGAGTGTCAGGGTCTCCTCACCACCTGCCACTAGAATTGCAGCTCAGGGGAAAATTGGAGGCAGGAATTTCAGATCAGGGCAGCAAAGCCAAAAAGGGCAGAAGGAGTCGGACAGTGTTCACTGAGCTACAGCTGATGGGGCTGGAGAAGAGGTTTGAAAAGCAGAAATATCTCTCCACACCTGACAG gaTAGATCTGGCAGAATCTCTGGGTCTCAGTCAGTTGCAGGTGAAAACCTGGTATCAAAACCGACGCATGAAATGGAAGAAAATA GTTTTGCAAGGTGGAGGACTTGAATCCCCAACTAAACCTAAAGGTCGCCCTAAGAAGAATTCCATCCCGAGCAGCGAACAACTTTCAGAGCAGGAGAGAGCAAAGGAGGTAGAAAAACAAATGGAGGAGCTGCACTCACCTTGTGAGGTCAATCAGGAGGAGTAA